A genomic window from Osmia lignaria lignaria isolate PbOS001 unplaced genomic scaffold, iyOsmLign1 scaffold0016, whole genome shotgun sequence includes:
- the LOC117611213 gene encoding uncharacterized protein LOC117611213, whose translation MPNTQESTQLKVLRKQGASIKAQITRIESYLNEGEHFDVHDLQSRKERAIELGRKFEEIQLSIEIEDEESDHNVERENFERNYFRIMSIINRRIEGFRAPHTLINSGRVTESPNTVMIRQESTLLPKIEIKPYDGNPIEWHSFHDTFKTVVHDNQDIPLVQKFHLLKNALRGEIASVISALNASEPNYLVAWELLQRRCNKPRQIVQSHLKILFELTEVTRDTPANLRSLAEQAQMHVEALATLGQPTTQWDAILVYLIGKKLDKNTRRGWERTLEIDEMPTFEQLLKFINKQARGEELETEVPTTSRGNAGQDRFQRSRVSSKGHTYVAMANVNKCVMCKDNHEIYQCKQFLQAAVRDRLDVIKRSRLCLNCFRSNHLVNNCHANGCKKCNQKHNTLLHSNNENRVNTSNNTTQVGNQASNSGTNATALTVTCGSEVLLGTARVKILDKFNNEHDCRVLLDGGSQTHFITNELAEKLQLEKHSVSLTFSGLGQQATKAQYLVKTVVKARHSSFSNQVLFITLPSITGLLPARQVDRSNMQLPRNIQLADPEFHKPGKIDTLLGNTLFFKLLSIGQIQLSSRALILQKTLLGWIVTGESNIQTPYRAPTLVNSFHVTTSLDKTLNKFWEIEEFIDNQYLSAEERAAEDLFKQSTVRDVDGRYCVKLPFNEQKQLLGNSREIAQKRFYALERKLHLDQDLIVRYSEFLKEYEDLGHMTQVIVNEVTEGFYVPHHAVVKESSETTKVRVVFDASAKTSTGISLNDTLLNGPILQDTLYKLLLRFRSYTYVLTADIEKMFRQIRVHPDDRILLVLK comes from the coding sequence ATGCCTAATACACAAGAGTCAACTCAATTGAAGGTTCTTAGGAAACAAGGGGCTTCGATAAAAGCACAGATTACGCGTATAGAGTCCTATTTGAATGAGGGAGAACATTTCGACGTGCATGATTTACAAAGTCGTAAGGAAAGGGCAATAGAGTTAGGCAGAAAATTCGAAGAAATTCAGTTGAGTATAGAAATAGAAGACGAAGAATCGGATCATAATGTCGAAAGGGAAAATTTTGAACGTAACTATTTCAGAATAATGAGCATCATTAATAGACGGATTGAGGGATTTCGAGCTCCGCACACATTGATAAATTCCGGTAGAGTCACAGAGTCGCCAAATACTGTAATGATAAGACAAGAGAGCACGCTTCTACCAAAAATAGAGATCAAACCATACGACGGTAATCCAATTGAGTGGCATAGCTTCCACGATACCTTTAAAACAGTAGTCCATGATAATCAAGACATACCATTGGTGCAAAAATTCCATTTATTGAAAAATGCGTTACGTGGGGAAATCGCGTCGGTAATTTCCGCTTTAAATGCGTCGGAACCCAACTATCTGGTAGCTTGGGAGTTGTTGCAAAGACGGTGCAATAAACCGCGACAAATAGTTCAGTCTCATTTAAAGATTTTGTTTGAATTAACGGAGGTAACGCGTGATACACCCGCGAATCTAAGATCCTTGGCGGAACAAGCACAAATGCATGTAGAGGCACTCGCGACATTAGGTCAACCTACAACACAGTGGGACGCAATATTAGTTTATTTGATAGGCAAAAAACTAGACAAAAATACACGGCGCGGATGGGAACGCACTTTAGAAATCGACGAGATGCCAACGTTCGAgcaattattgaaattcataaataaacagGCGCGCGGCGAAGAACTCGAAACGGAAGTTCCTACTACATCTAGGGGAAACGCGGGTCAGGATCGTTTTCAACGAAGTAGGGTCAGTTCTAAGGGTCACACTTATGTAGCAATGGCGAACGTTAATAAATGCGTAATGTGTAAAGACAATCACGAAATATATCAATGTAAACAGTTTTTGCAAGCAGCAGTTCGCGACCGGTTAGATGTTATAAAAAGAAGCAGATTATGTCTCAATTGCTTTCGATCCAACCACTTAGTTAATAATTGTCACGCTAACGGTTGCAAAAAATGTAATCAGAAACACAATACCTTACTACATTCCAACAACGAGAACAGAGTAAATACTAGTAATAATACTACACAGGTAGGAAACCAGGCATCAAATTCAGGAACGAATGCGACCGCATTAACGGTTACATGCGGTTCTGAAGTATTACTGGGTACAGCTCGGGTTAAAATATTAGACAAATTCAATAATGAGCATGATTGTCGTGTGTTATTAGATGGAGGGTCACAAACTCATTTCATTACAAACGAATTAGCAGAGAAATTACAGTTAGAAAAACACAGTGTTAGTTTAACCTTCTCAGGCTTGGGTCAACAAGCGACCAAGGCACAATACCTAGTAAAAACCGTTGTCAAGGCGCGTCATAGTTCGTTTTCAAATCAGGTATTATTTATAACTCTACCCTCTATTACCGGATTGTTACCTGCACGACAAGTCGACCGTTCAAACATGCAATTGCCGCGAAACATTCAATTAGCAGATCCAGAGTTTCATAAACCAGGAAAAATAGATACCTTATTAGGGAACACGCTGTTTTTCAAATTGTTAAGTATCGGACAGATTCAATTAAGCAGTAGGGCGCTGATTCTACAAAAGACATTGTTAGGTTGGATAGTTACTGGCGAATCAAATATACAAACACCATATAGAGCACCCACATTGGTAAATTCGTTTCACGTAACAACATCTTTAGACAAAACATTAAACAAATTCTGGGAGATAGAAGAATTCATAGATAACCAGTATTTATCAGCAGAGGAAAGGGCCGCGGAGGATTTATTTAAGCAAAGCACCGTACGAGACGTAGATGGCCGATATTGTGTGAAGCTGCCATTCAATGAGCAAAAACAGCTCTTAGGTAATTCGCGAGAAATAGCACAGAAGAGGTTTTATGCACTAGAACGCAAATTGCATTTAGATCAAGACTTAATAGTTAGATATAGCGAATTTTTGAAGGAGTACGAGGATTTAGGGCACATGACGCAGGTCATCGTAAACGAGGTAACCGAGGGTTTCTACGTGCCGCATCATGCGGTAGTAAAGGAGTCCAGCGAAACAACAAAGGTACGCGTAGTCTTCGACGCGTCCGCAAAAACGTCTACAGGGATCTCATTGAATGATACACTATTAAACGGGCCTATTTTGCAAGAtactctatataaattattacttaGATTTCGTTCTTATACATATGTTTTGACCGCGGATATTGAAAAGATGTTCCGACAAATTAGAGTGCATCCTGATGATAGGATTTTGTTggtattgaaataa